Within the Bactrocera dorsalis isolate Fly_Bdor unplaced genomic scaffold, ASM2337382v1 BdCtg369, whole genome shotgun sequence genome, the region cataaatacgaaTGAGAATGTACTGCACTTTTGCCAGCACgctattctaatttttttgtttctgcacAAAAGTAGTATTTATCGGAAATACATTAGTAGTACTAATTACTAAAGCGTTTCGCAATATGGAATGAATAAACTGTGTATGAAGTCTTTTTGCAATCAATGTCTGTCTACAGCCATTTACTTTTGCTCGGCGTCTCCATTGGCATCGCCAATCTTCTCCTCCGTATTGTGTTTGACATTCAAATGAGCCGGACCGGTTTGTTGAATTTGTACAACACGCTCATTCGATTTTTCTTCTTGTGGCTTTGGAGCGCTAACTGTGAGAACGCCGTCTGATGAAAGCGTTGAAATGACTCTATCGGCATCATAATCCTTCGGTAGCGCATATCGCCGTACGAAGTGTCGTGAAATGTAACCATGCTCATCCTCACGTTCTTCATGTTTGCCCTCGATAATAATGCTATTATCAACTACTTTTACAGTCAGCTCGCTGGGCTTGAACTGAGCCA harbors:
- the LOC105222461 gene encoding heat shock protein 23, producing MSSLPILLNLIDELDRESYNPLYYGNDFGLGLHPHHIHRHHHHRHEPAANNLVGYSLPLGLVNRLGERALSRRAQQGESRLSPVGKDGLQVCMDVAQFKPSELTVKVVDNSIIIEGKHEEREDEHGYISRHFVRRYALPKDYDADRVISTLSSDGVLTVSAPKPQEEKSNERVVQIQQTGPAHLNVKHNTEEKIGDANGDAEQK